A portion of the Bdellovibrionales bacterium genome contains these proteins:
- a CDS encoding diguanylate cyclase, with protein sequence MALTWLYLSDRRSRKSPWLAFLKKEGYTVIRCDDPAEVESIVRKERIDGLFFDGKSGTSIWKVTLAILQKYPSFPAAFALPTKDLGRSEFGEDELRLFLFERESKGRKRQVLKNLLSLGSLRRRLHEQEKGLRNAVQINPLAMFDSLEINHIIDRMLGHFGPLIPARNVHWITHSEMLRLFGLDENLYKSELTHRFMTNPLLRSYHEGDLSRVHSILRKNPWGKSGFKANESFLNWEALGKHHALVELRGGDGDHVIGHLLLEEIEADHIDFLASQIIASMRYIMPLLVMGLRCWEAESQGFKDILTPLYNQKFLSLVIDNEINRCKRTEGEFTVLFLDVDYFKLVNDTRGHWIGSKIIQQLGQMLFENIRSCDYGFRYGGDEFVIILTGTGAEAGKSVAERIRRDIADKIFEVDGQTLSVTVSIGVAAYPQHGLTKEEVLKIADQAMYSGKNKSRNLVYLAS encoded by the coding sequence ATGGCACTGACTTGGCTATATTTATCGGATAGGCGTTCACGAAAGTCTCCTTGGCTGGCCTTTCTCAAGAAGGAAGGCTACACGGTGATTCGCTGCGATGATCCCGCGGAGGTGGAGTCCATTGTACGAAAGGAACGCATTGACGGCCTGTTTTTCGATGGAAAATCTGGAACCTCAATCTGGAAGGTGACACTCGCTATCCTACAGAAGTATCCAAGTTTTCCAGCCGCTTTTGCACTTCCCACAAAAGATCTGGGTCGATCTGAATTTGGAGAAGACGAGCTGCGTCTCTTTTTGTTTGAACGAGAATCGAAAGGTCGAAAACGGCAAGTTCTAAAAAATCTCTTGAGTTTAGGATCTCTCCGTCGCCGCTTGCATGAACAAGAAAAGGGATTGCGTAACGCCGTACAAATAAATCCTTTGGCAATGTTTGATAGCTTAGAGATAAATCACATAATCGATAGAATGCTTGGTCATTTTGGACCTTTGATCCCAGCCCGCAATGTGCATTGGATCACTCATTCTGAAATGCTTCGTCTCTTCGGTCTTGATGAGAATTTATATAAGTCAGAGTTGACACATCGATTCATGACGAATCCACTCTTGCGGTCTTATCACGAGGGGGATTTGAGTCGAGTTCACAGCATACTGAGGAAAAATCCGTGGGGAAAATCCGGCTTCAAAGCAAATGAATCATTTTTAAATTGGGAGGCTTTGGGGAAACACCATGCTCTTGTTGAATTGAGAGGAGGAGACGGCGACCATGTCATCGGACATCTCCTTCTCGAGGAAATCGAAGCAGACCATATTGATTTTCTGGCGAGTCAAATTATCGCATCGATGCGATATATCATGCCTTTGCTTGTCATGGGCTTGCGCTGCTGGGAGGCTGAGTCACAAGGGTTTAAGGACATTCTAACGCCTCTGTATAACCAGAAATTTCTGTCTTTGGTAATTGATAACGAGATAAACCGCTGCAAAAGGACGGAGGGAGAATTTACAGTTCTTTTTCTAGACGTTGATTATTTTAAATTAGTTAATGATACTCGCGGTCATTGGATTGGTTCCAAGATTATTCAACAGCTGGGACAAATGCTTTTTGAGAATATTAGGTCTTGCGATTATGGTTTTCGCTATGGCGGTGATGAGTTCGTGATTATTTTAACTGGAACGGGAGCAGAGGCTGGAAAGTCAGTGGCGGAGCGGATTCGTCGCGACATTGCAGACAAGATATTTGAGGTCGACGGCCAGACTCTCTCCGTGACGGTGAGTATTGGAGTTGCCGCCTATCCACAACATGGTCTGACTAAAGAGGAAGTACTCAAAATAGCTGACCAGGCTATGTACTCAGGTAAGAATAAAAGTCGAAATTTAGTGTATTTGGCGAGCTAA
- a CDS encoding glucose-6-phosphate isomerase, translating into MDKLWQRSELGFLHLAERSRLWSQSQERASQLKQEGVRRVVLLGMGGSSLGPKVFWDCFGKDKGELDQMIFLDNLDSTVFYRTLKELKNPREVHFVLVSKSGTTLETLAMADFIDIFLKDHGSELSSQCTVVSEVRSNSLSDWARSHHIPILEIPEDVGGRFSVLSPVGLLPAALMGCSLEDIRAGMQWTKQATGLVEDLVAAAAESIKRRDQALYFWPYFQGCEVFGGWFQQLWAESLGKSVRRDGKQADMVAVPVPSLGPRDQHSTLQQVMECPQPRWVWILKNRKSEQDGPRLKKSLFGSSELRVGRNMNELVLAQADATQSALIQNGIPIISLSLSELSPKTIGALFFLMELVIGGVGEIMGINAFDQPGVELGKKLTKELLMRRVGE; encoded by the coding sequence ATGGACAAGCTTTGGCAAAGGAGTGAATTGGGATTTCTCCATTTGGCAGAGAGATCTAGACTCTGGAGCCAGTCCCAAGAAAGGGCCTCTCAACTCAAGCAGGAGGGAGTGCGTCGGGTCGTGTTACTGGGAATGGGCGGAAGTAGCTTGGGTCCGAAAGTTTTTTGGGATTGTTTCGGAAAAGACAAGGGCGAGTTGGATCAGATGATTTTTTTGGATAATCTGGATAGCACGGTCTTTTATCGAACCCTAAAAGAGCTGAAAAATCCGAGGGAAGTCCACTTTGTCCTTGTTTCAAAGTCAGGAACGACCTTGGAAACCTTGGCGATGGCGGATTTCATTGATATTTTTTTAAAGGACCACGGGAGTGAGTTGAGCTCCCAGTGCACGGTTGTTTCAGAGGTAAGATCGAATAGCCTCTCTGATTGGGCGAGGTCTCATCACATACCGATTCTCGAGATTCCAGAAGATGTTGGGGGTCGGTTTTCTGTGCTTTCTCCAGTGGGTTTGCTGCCAGCGGCCTTAATGGGATGTTCTCTAGAGGATATTCGAGCAGGTATGCAATGGACAAAGCAAGCAACAGGCTTGGTGGAAGATTTGGTTGCTGCTGCTGCAGAGAGCATTAAACGCAGAGATCAGGCACTTTATTTTTGGCCCTATTTTCAGGGATGTGAGGTGTTTGGCGGATGGTTTCAGCAGCTGTGGGCTGAATCTCTTGGGAAGTCTGTGCGAAGAGATGGCAAACAAGCTGACATGGTCGCTGTTCCCGTGCCAAGCCTTGGGCCTCGTGATCAGCACTCGACTCTTCAGCAAGTCATGGAGTGTCCTCAACCAAGGTGGGTTTGGATTCTAAAAAATAGAAAATCAGAACAGGATGGGCCCCGACTGAAGAAGAGTCTTTTTGGGAGCAGTGAGCTGCGCGTTGGCAGAAATATGAATGAATTGGTCTTGGCGCAGGCCGACGCAACGCAGTCAGCTTTGATTCAAAATGGGATTCCAATCATATCCTTAAGCCTCTCTGAACTTTCACCGAAAACAATAGGCGCCCTATTTTTTCTCATGGAGTTGGTGATTGGTGGAGTAGGTGAGATCATGGGCATTAATGCTTTTGATCAGCCTGGTGTCGAGTTGGGAAAAAAGTTGACCAAAGAGCTTTTGATGAGAAGGGTTGGCGAATAG
- the rlmN gene encoding 23S rRNA (adenine(2503)-C(2))-methyltransferase RlmN: MENSTISDPNGSRVKFYGLTQSQLEELLIGQGKERFRAQQLFRWVYGLRVLDVDLMTNISKKLRSQLPEIFDFSLPQIIKEWMSEDGTKKFLFDMGEGRSVEAVLIPSKGRLTLCVSTEVGCNMACRFCFTGKQKLIRRLETWEVVGQFVQIQDRLYGESRRITNVVFMGMGEPLDNPQAVFDAIDIWHNPWGYNLSLRKVTVSTSGLIPQIPLVTASGARLAVSLNAVSDEIRDQIMPINKKWPLRALIEACREHARISKDKVTLEYVLLKGVTDSLEDARRLYELTKDVPCKINIIPFNEHPNSGFERPSDSRVVAFQEELMRRGAHVLRRRTMGRDIYAACGQLTTANKEQPQLLTT; the protein is encoded by the coding sequence ATGGAAAATTCAACGATATCGGATCCAAATGGTAGTAGGGTAAAGTTCTATGGACTGACTCAGTCTCAACTCGAAGAGCTGCTCATTGGCCAGGGGAAGGAGAGGTTTCGAGCTCAACAATTGTTCCGTTGGGTATATGGCCTGAGGGTTCTTGACGTTGACTTAATGACCAATATTTCTAAGAAGCTTCGGTCACAACTTCCTGAAATATTTGACTTTTCTCTCCCCCAAATAATCAAGGAATGGATGAGCGAGGATGGAACTAAAAAATTTCTTTTTGACATGGGTGAAGGTCGTTCTGTGGAGGCGGTTCTAATTCCCTCCAAAGGCAGGTTGACCTTATGTGTTTCGACTGAGGTGGGTTGCAATATGGCTTGTCGGTTTTGCTTCACAGGCAAACAAAAACTGATTCGTCGTTTGGAAACATGGGAAGTCGTGGGGCAGTTCGTTCAGATTCAGGATCGTTTGTACGGAGAATCGCGACGCATAACGAATGTCGTGTTCATGGGAATGGGGGAGCCACTTGATAATCCGCAGGCCGTCTTTGATGCCATCGATATTTGGCATAATCCCTGGGGTTATAATTTGTCGCTTCGGAAAGTGACAGTTTCAACTTCGGGATTGATTCCACAGATACCTTTGGTTACAGCAAGTGGCGCGCGGTTAGCTGTCAGTCTAAATGCAGTGAGCGATGAAATACGCGATCAAATTATGCCCATTAATAAAAAATGGCCTTTGCGCGCTTTGATTGAAGCCTGTCGCGAGCATGCGAGAATTTCGAAAGACAAAGTGACTTTAGAATATGTCCTTCTTAAGGGAGTCACGGATTCCTTAGAGGACGCACGGCGGCTATATGAATTAACCAAGGATGTTCCTTGCAAGATCAACATAATTCCGTTTAATGAACATCCAAATTCGGGATTTGAGCGACCGAGTGATAGCAGGGTAGTCGCTTTTCAGGAAGAACTGATGCGAAGAGGGGCCCATGTGTTACGCCGCCGAACGATGGGGCGGGATATTTATGCGGCTTGCGGTCAGTTGACGACAGCCAATAAGGAACAGCCTCAACTCCTGACAACTTGA
- a CDS encoding LysM peptidoglycan-binding domain-containing protein, whose protein sequence is MSLAFLVLIISIKSSAASKFYFYVVKKNDVISRILHRIGLKPIYEKNGSIHRLKRLNPSILDLNVIYPSQKIRFSSRLVGKGISLGLIRVTEINEIQFIDSRAGESSQSPESPQLADKCPKNPVAKIGPILTSPLSPSQVLSRYIAIGTGITFLNFSQNGNEMESLEYSSFLSSSFSIRGGIEWHNQFGIDAVYASYPGEINSSTNLVTNGKFSWANESLEATYKINRHIPSRFRLRARAGMQYHDLPYVQLPTASSADVRKHQIYMASIGLDNVFEISSTWTAEFLLRYQYPVSQSTTSDLVKFNNQFAFDGSIGANYHWGNHWRLGSFWHGQWQEFRYSMFNEAFGQMDVGRNRFFFSAIEFRMSFAFY, encoded by the coding sequence ATGAGTCTAGCTTTTCTTGTTTTGATTATTAGCATCAAAAGTTCAGCCGCCAGTAAGTTCTATTTTTACGTAGTCAAAAAAAATGATGTCATATCGAGAATTCTTCATCGAATTGGCTTGAAACCAATCTACGAAAAGAATGGTTCAATTCATCGATTGAAGAGACTCAATCCATCTATTCTAGATCTAAATGTTATTTATCCAAGTCAAAAAATCAGATTTTCTAGTCGGTTGGTTGGAAAAGGAATTTCATTGGGTTTAATTAGGGTAACTGAAATAAATGAAATTCAATTCATCGATTCCAGGGCAGGCGAATCAAGTCAATCGCCGGAATCGCCCCAATTGGCGGACAAGTGCCCAAAAAATCCAGTTGCTAAAATTGGACCCATTTTAACTTCACCATTGTCTCCATCTCAGGTTTTATCTAGGTATATTGCGATTGGGACTGGTATCACTTTTTTAAATTTTTCCCAAAATGGAAACGAAATGGAAAGCCTAGAATACTCCAGTTTTTTGAGTTCCAGTTTCTCGATTCGAGGTGGCATTGAATGGCACAATCAATTCGGAATTGACGCAGTTTATGCCTCCTATCCTGGAGAGATCAATTCTTCCACCAATCTTGTTACAAATGGCAAGTTTTCCTGGGCAAATGAAAGTCTGGAAGCGACTTACAAAATAAACAGACACATTCCTAGCAGATTTCGCCTCCGAGCCAGAGCAGGGATGCAATACCATGATCTCCCATATGTTCAACTTCCAACGGCGTCTTCAGCTGATGTAAGAAAACACCAAATTTATATGGCCTCCATTGGCCTCGATAACGTGTTTGAAATTTCATCCACATGGACAGCTGAATTTTTACTAAGATACCAATATCCTGTCTCTCAGTCCACCACTTCGGATCTAGTAAAGTTTAACAATCAATTTGCCTTCGATGGTTCAATTGGCGCGAACTACCATTGGGGAAATCATTGGCGTTTGGGTAGTTTCTGGCACGGCCAATGGCAAGAGTTTCGCTATTCAATGTTCAATGAAGCTTTTGGGCAGATGGACGTTGGAAGAAATAGATTTTTTTTCTCAGCCATTGAATTTAGAATGTCTTTTGCCTTTTATTAG
- a CDS encoding bifunctional hydroxymethylpyrimidine kinase/phosphomethylpyrimidine kinase, translating to MSEILVVGSMAYDTISTPEDRVECTLGGSANYFSVAASLYAPVNVVGVVGSDYRKEDFDLLSGRSINLEGLKQVSGKTFHWEGKYERDMNDAITLKTQLNVFEDFDPKLPESYRKSQFVFLANISPELQLRVLDQVEDPKFVGSDTMNFWITSRRSQLADVLRRVDLLLLNEAEAQQLTGQRNTIQAAREIVGMGPRGVVIKRGEYGFVLYAEEQFFILPSFPISHVVDPTGAGDTFAGGFFGYLARIGSGWNLSHLKQACMHGCVMASHTVQGFGLNAIRHLDWPMIEKRMAEYRTVVSHH from the coding sequence ATGTCAGAGATTTTGGTAGTTGGTAGCATGGCCTATGATACCATTTCGACTCCTGAAGACAGGGTGGAGTGTACACTTGGTGGAAGTGCCAATTATTTTTCTGTGGCAGCCTCGCTATACGCGCCAGTGAATGTGGTCGGCGTTGTAGGGAGCGACTATCGCAAAGAGGACTTCGATTTGTTGTCTGGGCGTTCCATCAATCTTGAGGGCTTGAAGCAAGTGTCTGGCAAAACCTTTCATTGGGAAGGTAAATATGAGCGTGACATGAACGATGCGATCACTTTAAAAACTCAACTTAATGTTTTTGAGGATTTTGATCCGAAACTGCCAGAGTCCTATCGCAAATCTCAATTTGTATTTTTAGCTAATATTAGCCCCGAGCTTCAGTTGCGAGTTCTCGATCAAGTTGAGGATCCGAAGTTTGTGGGATCTGACACCATGAATTTTTGGATCACTTCGAGACGTTCACAACTGGCCGATGTCTTACGTCGCGTGGATCTGTTGTTGCTAAATGAGGCAGAGGCTCAGCAGTTGACAGGCCAAAGAAACACCATTCAAGCAGCCAGAGAGATCGTGGGCATGGGTCCGCGTGGTGTGGTGATCAAACGAGGAGAATATGGATTTGTTCTTTACGCTGAAGAGCAATTTTTTATTCTGCCTTCTTTTCCCATTTCACATGTGGTTGACCCGACAGGTGCTGGCGATACTTTTGCTGGAGGATTTTTTGGCTATCTGGCTAGAATTGGATCTGGGTGGAATTTAAGTCATTTGAAACAAGCTTGCATGCATGGTTGTGTGATGGCGAGCCATACGGTTCAAGGTTTTGGATTGAATGCCATTCGTCACCTCGACTGGCCTATGATCGAGAAACGAATGGCCGAATACCGGACCGTGGTTTCTCATCACTAA
- a CDS encoding Glu/Leu/Phe/Val dehydrogenase — translation MEGLTDGSLYRNVLEILENAGKLIKVNQNVHERLRAPRRAIVIGIPVTMDDRRIQIFSGYRVQHNQTLGPFKGGLRYHPSVTLSEVAGLAALMTFKNSLLGLPLGGAKGGVQCDPNSLSKSELENLTRRFTSELGPFIGPDKDIPAPDVGTDSQTMAWILDTYSNEAGFCHTGVVTGKPIEIGGSLGRESATGLGVVYIAQKALHTKNRKINQATFAIQGFGKVGMHAAIEASALGANIVALSDVSGAVYNPKGFDVADVVRYVKEHHFLKGYPNAEHISNEDLLGLEVDVLAPCALDGVITLENAESIRAKIIIEGANGPVTTGASRILHQRGIMVVPDILANGGGVVVSYFEWVQDIVWLFWSEDEVRSKLKTIMDRAFDRVYEFSSQYNTEMRISAMAVSLKRLEKAMLLRGQAW, via the coding sequence ATGGAAGGTTTGACGGACGGGTCGCTTTACCGCAACGTTCTCGAAATCCTCGAGAATGCTGGTAAACTCATAAAGGTCAATCAGAACGTTCACGAAAGATTGCGGGCGCCTCGCCGTGCTATCGTTATCGGAATACCCGTTACGATGGATGATCGCCGGATCCAAATTTTCTCTGGCTACCGAGTGCAGCACAATCAAACTCTCGGACCGTTCAAAGGGGGGCTACGGTACCATCCCTCAGTAACTTTGAGTGAGGTTGCAGGCTTAGCGGCCTTGATGACATTTAAAAATTCACTCCTTGGGCTACCTCTTGGAGGGGCAAAGGGTGGCGTGCAGTGCGACCCCAATTCGCTCAGCAAATCAGAGCTCGAAAATCTCACCCGCCGTTTTACTTCCGAATTGGGTCCATTTATTGGGCCAGACAAGGACATTCCTGCTCCGGACGTAGGAACAGACTCCCAGACGATGGCTTGGATTTTGGACACTTACTCTAACGAAGCTGGGTTTTGTCACACGGGGGTAGTTACTGGAAAACCGATTGAAATCGGCGGTTCTCTCGGCCGAGAATCTGCAACCGGATTAGGGGTTGTTTATATTGCACAGAAAGCACTCCACACTAAAAATCGCAAAATCAATCAAGCCACCTTTGCTATTCAAGGATTCGGAAAAGTCGGAATGCACGCAGCTATTGAAGCATCAGCCCTGGGCGCCAACATCGTCGCTTTAAGTGACGTTTCGGGGGCTGTTTACAACCCAAAGGGATTTGATGTCGCCGACGTCGTTCGCTATGTGAAAGAACACCACTTCCTCAAGGGATACCCCAATGCAGAACACATTTCCAATGAAGACCTTCTCGGACTTGAGGTAGATGTCTTAGCCCCCTGCGCCCTTGACGGAGTGATAACTCTTGAAAATGCGGAGAGCATTCGAGCAAAGATAATCATTGAGGGAGCAAATGGTCCTGTCACAACAGGCGCCTCTCGTATTCTTCACCAGAGAGGAATCATGGTCGTCCCAGACATCTTGGCCAATGGCGGAGGGGTCGTTGTCAGCTACTTTGAATGGGTCCAAGATATTGTTTGGCTCTTCTGGTCAGAAGATGAAGTGCGCAGTAAACTCAAAACAATCATGGATAGGGCCTTTGATCGAGTTTATGAATTCTCAAGTCAATACAACACAGAAATGCGGATTTCTGCCATGGCCGTTTCCCTTAAACGACTAGAAAAGGCGATGCTGCTTCGGGGGCAGGCTTGGTAG
- a CDS encoding GGDEF domain-containing protein, with amino-acid sequence MGRGKDDEEAPLDKTSVVQSETFKVRLAQAGQAPPSLILLVGPASAVGRQWPIEDTDRILGRAATAHVSVDDRSVSKSHCKLILSSGDVSIIDLDSTNKTVINGRVLTPLVPHKLVSNDQIKTGNVIFKFLERGNIETVATGMTYEKAHTDALTGIANRGGLNSRAMDSFRRSDLLGVPFSIVTFDIDHFKSVNDSFGHPAGDHVLVEISRVIRDKLIREGDFFARAGGEEFCLILLGSGLNQAHEIGERIRHTIEIHEFLFEGRKIPITISAGVATRNPQDKTWGDVFERADKALYVSKRAGRNRVHVGT; translated from the coding sequence ATGGGTCGTGGTAAAGATGATGAAGAAGCCCCTCTCGACAAAACCAGCGTGGTTCAGAGTGAGACCTTTAAGGTTCGCCTGGCCCAGGCTGGTCAGGCACCTCCGTCTCTGATACTTCTTGTGGGGCCTGCCAGTGCTGTCGGGAGACAATGGCCCATTGAGGACACCGACCGAATTCTGGGTCGTGCAGCTACGGCCCATGTTTCTGTGGATGACCGTAGCGTGAGCAAGTCACACTGCAAGCTAATTCTGTCTAGCGGGGACGTCTCGATCATTGATTTGGATTCTACAAATAAAACAGTGATAAATGGTCGTGTCTTGACGCCATTGGTTCCTCACAAGTTGGTGAGCAATGATCAAATAAAAACAGGGAACGTGATCTTTAAGTTTCTAGAGAGAGGAAACATAGAAACTGTTGCGACGGGCATGACTTATGAAAAGGCCCATACCGATGCCCTGACGGGTATTGCCAATCGTGGTGGATTAAATTCTCGGGCCATGGATTCGTTTCGTCGCTCGGACTTGCTGGGAGTTCCTTTTAGTATTGTAACTTTTGACATCGATCATTTTAAGTCAGTCAACGATTCCTTTGGCCATCCGGCGGGCGATCATGTTTTGGTGGAAATCTCTCGGGTCATTCGTGACAAGCTCATCAGGGAAGGTGACTTCTTTGCTCGCGCAGGGGGTGAGGAGTTTTGCCTGATTCTGTTGGGTAGCGGGCTTAATCAAGCTCACGAAATTGGGGAGAGGATCAGACACACAATTGAAATACATGAATTCTTGTTTGAGGGGCGAAAGATTCCAATTACAATATCGGCAGGGGTTGCAACCAGAAATCCTCAGGACAAGACCTGGGGCGATGTCTTTGAACGTGCGGACAAAGCTCTCTATGTATCGAAAAGAGCAGGGCGAAATCGTGTCCATGTAGGCACCTAA
- the rfaE1 gene encoding D-glycero-beta-D-manno-heptose-7-phosphate kinase, translating into MKAADTTVSGNSLDGMREKILRKLPSLRGRKLIVVGDLGLDQYVHGEVRRISPEGPVPVLEVVSEDQRLGLATNVAQNIASLGGVPLLVGVVGRDQACEDLKGLLTSARVSTDYLVVDPHRPTTRKLRVMSGHHHLVRVDYEHRRYLDLERENQLLSIVGDLLGQADGVVLEDYAKGVVSERCAQELTKICRGAGKPLMVDPNRQTPSNFYRGATLMTPNRDEAYGLSGLQVDDLQDTPDLLFKVGETLVKNLGLEHLVITEGKQGMSLFTEGRVFQFPTFARQVFDVTGAGDTVIAALGLAWVSGFSLPEACVLGNYAAGVVVGKIGCVPCHTEELVEYINQLS; encoded by the coding sequence ATGAAAGCAGCCGATACAACAGTCAGTGGGAATAGTCTCGACGGAATGAGGGAGAAGATTCTCAGAAAGCTACCTTCTTTGAGAGGGAGGAAGTTGATTGTCGTTGGTGACTTGGGACTGGACCAGTATGTTCATGGAGAGGTTCGCAGAATCAGTCCGGAGGGGCCGGTTCCAGTCTTGGAGGTCGTATCGGAGGATCAACGTCTTGGTTTGGCTACCAACGTGGCTCAAAATATTGCGAGTTTAGGTGGAGTTCCGTTGCTGGTAGGGGTTGTTGGAAGAGATCAAGCCTGTGAAGACTTAAAAGGTCTTCTCACTTCAGCTCGTGTTTCTACAGATTATCTGGTTGTAGATCCTCATCGACCAACCACTCGTAAATTACGAGTGATGTCTGGTCATCACCATCTTGTGCGGGTCGATTATGAACACCGTCGATATTTGGACTTGGAAAGGGAGAACCAGTTGCTGTCGATCGTCGGGGATCTTCTCGGCCAGGCAGATGGGGTTGTTCTCGAGGACTATGCCAAAGGCGTTGTCAGCGAGAGATGCGCTCAGGAGTTGACTAAGATTTGTCGCGGGGCCGGAAAACCCTTGATGGTAGATCCAAACCGACAAACTCCATCGAACTTTTACAGGGGCGCCACTTTGATGACACCCAATCGTGACGAGGCCTATGGATTATCGGGTTTACAAGTCGATGACCTTCAAGACACTCCTGACTTACTTTTCAAGGTCGGAGAGACCCTCGTCAAAAATTTGGGACTTGAGCATTTGGTTATTACTGAGGGCAAGCAGGGAATGAGCTTGTTTACCGAAGGCAGAGTTTTTCAATTTCCAACCTTTGCTCGCCAGGTTTTTGATGTGACGGGTGCGGGGGACACGGTCATTGCTGCCTTGGGACTGGCCTGGGTCTCAGGATTTAGCTTGCCGGAAGCCTGCGTACTTGGAAATTACGCTGCCGGAGTGGTGGTAGGTAAGATTGGGTGTGTGCCTTGTCATACGGAAGAGCTCGTCGAGTACATAAATCAACTTTCTTAA
- a CDS encoding metallophosphoesterase, with amino-acid sequence MKKRIKLIVSDLHLGLGRVLETGQTNPLEEFLYDEKFVEFLHFYTTGKYSEYEVELVLNGDIFNFLQVDYRGHFLTVITESVSLDKTKRIIEGHPQFFQAIKDFVKKEGNVVTYVVGNHDQCILWPGVRAHLNETLGTTIRFKNIVYFFDGVHIEHGHMHEAANRLNPRKFFLRRNLPEPVLNLPFGSHFFVEFVLKIKQLYPHVDKIRPVNRMMRWALLNETWFTIKSGIGFVFYFVKALFSKDPRRNIPIKRILQVVFERTIFPDLSESARRILLDERVHTVIFGHTHVYQYRQWGAEMEYFNTGTWTEITSLDISSLGMITKLTYVLLDYPDDGGRPRGRLKEWHGYHRIEEDVAVS; translated from the coding sequence ATGAAAAAGCGAATAAAATTGATTGTAAGCGATCTCCACCTTGGTCTGGGTAGGGTTTTGGAGACAGGGCAAACAAACCCTCTCGAAGAATTCCTCTACGACGAGAAGTTTGTGGAATTTTTGCATTTCTATACGACTGGAAAATATTCAGAATATGAAGTTGAACTTGTTTTGAATGGAGATATTTTCAATTTTCTTCAGGTTGATTATAGAGGACATTTTCTAACAGTTATAACTGAGTCAGTGTCTTTGGATAAAACGAAACGTATTATTGAGGGACACCCCCAATTTTTTCAAGCAATCAAAGATTTTGTAAAAAAAGAGGGTAACGTCGTGACTTATGTGGTGGGGAATCATGACCAATGCATTCTTTGGCCCGGAGTACGGGCCCACCTGAACGAGACTCTAGGAACAACTATTCGGTTTAAAAATATTGTCTACTTTTTTGATGGAGTGCATATCGAGCATGGTCATATGCATGAGGCCGCGAATCGTTTGAATCCACGAAAATTCTTTTTAAGAAGAAATTTACCTGAACCAGTTTTGAATTTGCCCTTTGGATCTCATTTTTTTGTTGAATTTGTATTGAAAATCAAACAACTGTATCCGCATGTGGACAAAATTCGTCCTGTAAACAGGATGATGCGTTGGGCTCTGCTAAATGAAACCTGGTTCACGATAAAGTCGGGGATTGGATTTGTTTTTTATTTTGTGAAGGCTTTGTTTTCAAAGGACCCTCGTCGTAACATTCCAATCAAAAGAATTTTGCAAGTGGTTTTTGAGCGAACAATTTTTCCAGATCTGAGTGAATCGGCCCGCCGCATTCTTTTGGATGAAAGAGTGCATACTGTCATTTTTGGACATACTCATGTTTACCAGTATCGTCAGTGGGGGGCCGAAATGGAATACTTTAATACCGGAACATGGACAGAGATTACGTCTCTTGATATTTCTTCCCTAGGAATGATAACTAAACTCACCTATGTTTTGCTTGATTATCCTGATGATGGAGGGCGTCCACGCGGACGTCTCAAGGAATGGCATGGGTATCACAGAATCGAAGAAGATGTGGCGGTTTCATAA